Below is a window of Nostoc sp. KVJ3 DNA.
CAGATTTAATTACCGCACTCCAGAAAGCATCCTCTCAACCCGACACTATTAGCATTGGTTCTATCGTTGCCCACGCTGACCCATACCGTACTTTGTATGTGGAGAGGGGTGAGGTGGTAGAGGAATTAGGCGAGGAAGTAGTGGTGGCTTGGGATTGTTGGAAGGAGCAATCGAAAAAGACTGACAGGTATTTTCGAGAGGAATTGCGATTCTGGCAACCTCAATAGGTTTTCTGTAACTCGGTGACTTTTTAGACAACCAAATACAAGTACCAAGCCCCGCATCACAGTGGGGGAAATTTCCGTGCGTCAATATAAAGAGGAGATTGTAGAATGACTGCAACCATTACCCGTCCAAGTCCAAAAAGGCTGTTGCCAATAAACAGCAATCCCCATATAAAAGGCTTCATGTAATTATTCCCATCGAAGACATGCTATGGGCTTCGCAGCAAAAGCCTTCAGTCAATCAGCTATGGCAGGAGTGCTGGACGGCTGACCCCTACGGTTCGCGGTGGATGCCTTTGACCTCAGCTTTGGGATACAGTACTTTTATCTCGGCGAAGAAAATTCTCTCTGACAGTGGACTATTCATTTTCAAGCCGGACAAGTCAATTCAGGATGGTCGGGAGACAGTGAAGTGGACTGTCAAAAATCTACATGGAAGCAGAATTAAGGATTTTTGGGAAAAAGGGGATTCTACGAAACGAGAACTAGATGCTGAAAAACGAGAATTAAATGCTGGGGACTCAGAGATAGATGCTGCCCCTGAAGAAATGGGTGCTTTGTATGAAGCATCTATTTTAGGTCAAAGTCAGTCAGAGCATGGGTTTCAAAAACCCTCACGAACTGTTCAGGAACAGCTAACGAACTCTTCAAAAGAGTTCGTTAGCTGTGTCTCTGACACGCTTTATGAGATTTTGCCCTGTGAGGAGACGGCTCACGCGCCCTTGGGGGGCGCGTCGCCTCAGTCTGTTCAAAGCGTGTCAGAGAAAGAGAAGGACTTGCCTGTGGCAATGGACTGCACGACGCTAACGCTTGCGGATAATTCACTGAGTAATCCCGCTTCGTTGTTGGCTGAAAACCAGAATTGTGGCGTTGAGTCGAAAGATTGTCATGAAGGTGCTTGTTCCGCCGTGCCTGTGGCTCAAAATGAAAAATCTTTAAATTCTGCGATGCCTGCGGTGGGCGTAGCCATCGCTAATCAAACTCAGGGGCAGGTAGAACAGGAAAATTCAGTTTCGGGTGGAGAAATCGAAACAGTTGATGAGGATGAAAGTTCCGCCGCACTTGTGCCAAATCCCGAAAAGTGGTCACATGAAGCGATTGTTGCGCGGTCAAATGCACGACCGGAGCGGATGCAGAAACTCAAAGTTGCGGGAAATTCGGGGCAAAATCCGAGGTTTGATTTCTTGCTCTCGTGTTGGAGTGATGATCCAGCTTTGCAGATTGTGATTAAAAAACTATTGGCGAAGTTTCCGCAGTGGGGTATTGCGATTGTGGATGGGGAGTTGATGGAGTGGAATGAACAGCGATGACCATTTCAATTACTGACATATTCCAGGACTCGTTACGCCGTGATTGATGGTGTTAAAGCTAGGGGAGAAAAAGCCAATTACAGTACACAACGTATTAAATTTAATTCTAATGGCTCTAGTTAAGTTTTTGTTACATAGTTATAAATTTTTCCGCCTACTTACTTATCTCTCTGTTCACCCGCAAACTGATAAGAACTACCCGAACCCCCAGCATTAGCAATTAACCGCCCAAAAGCATCGTATTTTAGTTTATTTACTTGACTTACCAGCGCTATTCAGATAATTTTTTGAGTACATTTTGAACCTCATCTGCCTTTTCTGGATTAAGTTCAATGTACCTTTCAGCCGCTATTTTGAGATATTTTTTGAATATGTCCTGAGAAACTATTATTTCATCTTTATCAAGAAAGCTAAAGCGGACTCCTTCAAATATATCATCCTCATCTTCGCAAGGAAATTCACACATATTATATTCATCACCATAACCAGTACCTTCAAGAAGATAATTTAATGCTGTAGGAAAAGAGATACCTCCTATTGCATTAAAGTAGTATTTCACTATCCAAAGTGGGTCGGTTGTATGGTCTACGCCGTCAAATAATTCTTTGAGCATAAAATAAGTATCTCCTATAGTTCTGGATGGAAGTTTGTTACAATCCCATTATTATCTAAATAAACCCTGAACTTAATTCCTCCTGCCACCTCAGAGTACTGTTGCACTCTTCCCTGTATAGCTTGTTGATATCCTTTTGCCGCAGCTTCCTGTCCAAGTTCAAGTATTTTAGCATCAGAGATTATGTTAGGGTCATAGACTGTTTTTTTAAATACTTGGCTTCTAAGACTACCTGTGGGATTACCAGCTCTATCTAAAGCAGGTACTTGGTAAGAAATATCACTTAATCCATTTATTGTTGGATGATTACTTCTTCCAACAATAGTGATATTATTGACCACTGAAGCTTGTATAAATTCATTTAGGTTATGTGTACCATTTATTCCTTTCTTTTGGCTAAAACCATCAAATGTAGTCAAGTGCTTTCCTGTATTTGAGTTAATTGACATTCCTTCAATATCATTTCCAGACCAGTCTACAGCGCCTGTCTCATCTGTCCATCCATTACGGTATGATTTATACCTTGATGCTGCATATGCTTTAGCTTGATTTTCTGCCCAATTAAGGAGTCCCCTATTAGCTTCGGAAAGAGTTGGAGAAATACGACTAAAAACCTGATCTCGGACTCCTTTAGAGAGGAAAGGAGATATTGATGCAACAATATCAAAAGCACCAGTAGCTCGGTTTCCAGCCTCCCATTCTTTGAGACCACTTTGGATGCCCTGGATAGCAAAATAGATAGCAGCTTCAGGAAAAACATTAAGCAAAGCGCCACCAACGGCTCCTGCGGCTGCACTCCTTAAAACTTCACTAGGATCGAATTCGTGACCGCTTTCAACAATTTGAATATCCTGACGAACTATATTAAAAGCAGCCCCTGCTAAAGCTCCTGTTGTTACCGCATACTGCATACTGCTAAGAATGCTATTAATCGCTTCAGCAGCAGAGAGTTCTCCCAAAGATTCATAGCCAGAGGGGTCAGTAAAATTAACAGGATTAGCATTGGCATAGACATAAGCATTCTCACTAATCGGACTAGCCAAATGCCCAGCAAAAGCATCCTTAGAGATAAATCTGCCTAAATCCGAGTTATAATACCTAGCTCTGAGATAATCCAATCCAGTACTATCTCTCTGCTCACCCGCAAACTGATAAGCATTGCCCGAACCCCCAGCATGAGCAATTAACCGCCCAAAAGCATCATAGACATATCTATCTGTAACCTGACCAGTACCATCAGTCAACAAGCGAGTGGAACCCAAACCATCAGAATGATAGAATTTCTCATCACTGCCACTCTCAGACTTAATTAAACCTAAACCGTAAAAATACTTAGTTAAAATCTGACTATTAGCATCATACTCTTGCAGAACCTTAGAATAACCTCTGGGATCGACAAGATAATTCTTTCTCACGCCATCGGTAATACTTGCTACTCTATTACCGCCAGCATCGTAAATATATTTACTTTGAGAAGAACCACTAGCATTAGTTGTAGTTACCCCAATTAATCGATTTTCACCATCATTAATCCATTGGTAAACAACAGAGTTAGTCCCATCATCATTCGTCAACATGGAACCATTATTGTCGTAGGTATATTGAGTTACCTTTGTTCCCGATGTTTGAGAAGTTAGTCGATTATTCTTGTCATAAACATACGTCGTTAATCCACTGCTGGGATAAGAATCATTACGCTTTAAGCGATTTCCGACCAGATCGTAATCATAGCCAATAGTTCGATTTCCCAGAGTTGGATCGGTAATAGACTCCAGCTTTAATTGATTGACTTCATCGTAAGTGTAGTTAACAGTTCTATCAGTATCCTCTATTGCTTGAGTGCGATTGCCCACCCCATCAAGGGTATAAGCATAACTAGACAGCACTGTACCTAAAGCGTCACGAGTTTCGATTGACTTGAGTCTATTACTCGCGTCATACTGCTGGGTTTGGGTTGTACCATCGGCTAAAGCAGTACTAATTAGATTTCCTACCGCATCATAGCCGTACTTGTCCAACTGCCCACCCGATGTAACCGTATCCAACCTATTGAGCCGATCGTAGGAATAATTAACCGTACTAGCACTGGTTGTTAAAGTCTTGAGATTACCCAATACGTCATAGGTATAACCAACCGTTTGCCCGTCAGGATTAGAAATCAAATTCACCCTGTCATAACTATCAAATCCATAACTAGTAACTCCTCGACCATCAGTTACAGTTTTCACTTGAGAAGTAACGGAGTCATAAGTATCTTTACAAAGCTACTGAATTTGAACTAGTTCTTGGCATTCCAGAACAAGGCATTATCCGTAAAAAGCCAGCAGATTTTGTAGAAACTTGGGGGAGGAGGGGCAAGTACTTCTGTTGCAACCCACCAAAGAAACTCCTCAAAAACGATTTGGCTTAAGTTGGTTTTTACCTGCTATAAAAAAACATCGTACTGTTTTAATTGAAGTATTTATTGCTTCATTATTTGTACAACTATTGGGGCTAGCAAATCCCTTAATTACCCAAGTAATTATTGATAAAGTTATCATTCAAAACGGGATTAATACTCTCAATGTTCTGGGTTTTCTGCTCATAGCAATGGCTATAGTAGAGGGCATTATTACTTGGCTACGTACCAACTTGTTTGTCGATACCACCAATCGGATTGATTTGAGTTTAGGAAGTGAAGTTATCGACCACCTATTACGCTTACCACTGCGTTATTTTGAAAAGCGCCCTGTTGGGGAAATATCCAGCCGGATCAACGAATTAGAGAATATTCGCTCTTTCCTCACTGGTACTGCTCTGACTGTTGTTCTAGATGCTATATTTTCTGTTATTTATATTGTAGTCATGATTTTCTATAGCTGGCGGCTAACGATTGTAGCATTAGCAACTGTGCCATTATTCGCACTTGTTACTTTTATATTTGCACCCATTATTCGCAGTCAAACTAGAACCAAAGCCGAACGCAATGCCGAAACTCAATCGTATTTAGTTGAAGTGGTTTCTGGGATTCAAACTGTCAAAGCCCAAAATATTGAACTGAATTCTCGCTGGCAATGGCAATCTCGTTATGGAAGATATATTAGTGCTAGTTTTGAGAATGTTCTGACAAGCAATACTGCTAGTTCCCTCTCTAACTTCCTCAATAAACTATCAAGCTTACTCTTATTATGGGTAGGTGCATATTTAGTCTTGCAGCAAAAACTAACTTTGGGACAGTTAATTGCTTTCCGTATTATTGCAGGTTATGTCACCAGTCCTTTACTAAGGCTGATTCAACTGTGGCAGAACTTCCAAGAAACTGCTTTATCGCTAGAACGCTTGGCTGATATTCTCGATACTCCCCAAGAAACAGAAATTGCTGGGCGTAATAATATCCCGATGCCAGCAATTGTTGGTGCAGTTCAATATGAAAGTGTTACTTTCAGCTTCGCTAAAAGTCCTAACCCCCAACTTAATAATGTTCACCTTGATATCGAAGCTGGTATGTTTGTTGGAGTTGTGGGACAAAGTGGTGCTGGTAAAAGTACCTTAACTAAACTCTTACCTCGACTTTATGAATTAGACTCCGGTCGCATCAAAATTGATGGCTATGACATTAATAAAGTAGAACTCTACTCCCTGCGTCAACAAATCGGCATGGTGTTACAAGACACTCTGTTATTTGATACCACGGTACAAGAAAATATTGCTCTAACAATGCCTGATGCCACACCAGAAGAGATTGTGGAGGCTGCTAAGATTGCTTGCGCTCATGACTTTATTAGGGAGCAATGCGATTTTGTGAGATGACCCCACCTGGAGAGCGATCGCTAATAACATCTTACGTATATACTAAATATTTAATACAATAACCTGAGTAATATTCGTTAGAAGACACAACCTGTGCTAAAAACGAGGTTTCTGTACATTGTTGCGACTATAAAAAAGGTAAAATTTCCTTTCAAGAATAGTTTTGAAATAGGAAGTACCTACTTTTATGAAGAAAAACATATATGCAAATCTAAATTTTGCCGATTCATTATCAGATTTTAAAGAGGATGTGACGAAACTTTTAGAGTTGAAAAATATCGAGGAATGGTCTGGAAGAATAGTTAAAGAAAGAGAAGAAACAATTAGACAGGCTGCGTTAGTTTTAGCAGGCCAATGTATCGGCATATTATTGCATAAGCTTTCTCAATCAGAGTCGGCTCATCAAACAGCAATTAATCAAACCAAAGGATGGTGGCATACCGACACGCAAAGACACGGTTATACGAAGAGGGAAATATTAACAGTAGGTAATGTTGTAGTAAGTCTTAAATTACCATACGTTGTTCAAAAAAGAGAAAAAAAAGCGAAGAGTAAATCTCGTAATGTTGGATTTTGTCCCTTGTTAAAATGGTTAGGAATGTCAGAAGGCTTGACCCCATTAGTTTGGTCAGATATTACAAAATATGGTGCCATAGCTAGTTCTTTTGAAGCTGCACATACAATCCTGAGTGATTGGGGAATTAATATTAGTCTTAAACGAATTGAACGATTGACATATAAATTTGGTCAAATCGGCATTGATTTACGTCAAACTAAAATATCTAACTTGCAACAAGGTAATTTACCTGATGGGAATATACTTAAAGACCAGAGAGTTGTAATTGCTGTAGATGGTGGCAGGAGTAGAATTAGGATTAATAAAAAAGGTAGAAAAAATCTCAAAACAAACAAGCACGGCTTTACAGGGGAATGGGTTGAGCCAAAATTATTAACAATTTATGTGGTTGATGAACAAGGTAAAAAAGTTAGAAATGGCGAAATAAAGATTGTAAATGATGGCACTTATGAAGACTATAAAGGATTTTTACCAATTTTAGAAATGCATCTGATTAGTTTGGGAATTAGTCAAGCAAAACAAGTTTTATTAATTGCTGACGGTGCAGAATGGATTTGGAAGCATATTCCCCCTCTTTTAAAGAAATTGAAATCTCCCGATGCGACTTATCAATTATTTGATTTTTACCATGTTACTGAGCGGCTACAGAAATTTGCTGATGTAGCGTTTAGTGATGATAGTGAGCGAAATAATTGGTTCAAAAAAGCACGGAGAACTTTAAAAAAAAGTAATGCCATGACCATAATTAGGCAGATGGATGAATTTATCTTTGAAGCCACGGGAGAGCGTTGTAAAACTATGGTAATACAGAGAAATTACCTTTTACGTGCCTATCGTGAAAGGCGTTTAAATTACGCTAAGATACTAGACCAAAAACTACCAATAGGTAGTGGGGCAATTGAGAGTTTAATCCGTCAAGTTATCAACTTAAGAATCAAGGGTAATAGTAAATTTTGGTTGAAAGAAAATGCAGAAATTATCTTACATCTGCGTTGTCAATGGATAGCTCAAAGTTGGGATATTTTTTGTAGTTCTATCTTTAATTCCTTTATTAAACCTCAAACTGCTTGATTAATTTTATACTTGAGTTGTCATCTTTAGCTATTGCTTGCTGTAATTGACACTAAGTATTAAAGACTTAGTATAGATATTTTAGGAAATAATCGTCAAATGACTTACTAGCAATCTTTTTGAGATATATCATCAAGATGAATTCTCGTGCAAAGCAGTATTCTATTTGTAAATAAAACAACTCCGTACTGAAATATAATTTTTAGCGATCGCACTTTTTTTGTCCGACCTCACAAAATCGCATTGCTCCCTTTGCGGTTAACAAACGTGGAGTACCTCCTTCCGTTGGAATAACCGCAAGATGGTAAACGGCGTACTCAAGTAGCTTTTGAGGGCCTCCTTGCAGGTAGGCTATTAACTTCCCATCTGGACTCCAAACAGGTCGGCTACCCCAGGAGGGATCGCAATTGGGACTTTCATTGGTAGTTATTTGACGTACTTTTGCTCCTGGTTGGGCAACGATAGTGTAGACATCCCAATTGTTATGGCGATGAAAATCAACACCACGCTTGCTGACAAAAGCAATCTTGTTCCCATCTGGAGACCATTCGGGCAAATATTCATTAAACTCACCTGGTGCCAGAATATCTGCTTTGTGAGTTGCTAAGTCAAACACATAGAGATGTTGGCGACTTTTTCCGAGATATCCTTTAAAGCCATCAATGACAATTGGCTGCGCGGTCTTTTGTCCGTTCCGAGTTTCTTGCGGTGGATCTTGGGCGATTACAGCTAGTCGTTTCCCATCGGGCGCCCAAACCAAATCAGAAACACCTCCTGGAAAATCTGAAATCTTTTCTGCTTCTCCATCGGTAAGGTTCAGCAGCCAAATTTGATTGCCTCCACTCTTGGACTGACTACTGGAGAGAAAAGTCAGGTACTTTCCATCGGGACTGAAACGAGGGGAACTTTCGCTATCTTTGCTGTTAGTTAATTTTCGGGTGCGGGAGCCATCCCACGAAGTCATATAAATATGGTTGTTGACAGAATCATTATTGATATCGGTACTCTCGACCGTATAAGCTATCCAGGCTCCATCGCGAGAAATTTGCGGTTCGCTGACTTGGTGGACAGCAGAGAGATCGTCTAGGGTAATCAGCCGCTTGGACGTTGCCTGAACGTTGAGATTCATATTGATCAAAGCAGCGATCACAACACAAGCTAATGCGAGTTCTCTCAACCTTTTCATTTTTGTTATAAAAATTAGCACTGATGCTTATCTTACATCTGTTAGTCACAATGGTTGGGGTTTTTTATACGTCCCCTCGAAAAGGGGGAATAGCAAAAACGAGGTTTGGCATTATTACCTTCAAATCCTTGTCAGCAAACTTTTTCCCACCAACGTGTCTCAGAAACTGTACTTTTTGAGACATACCAAAATCATGTCTCTTTTTATGTCTCAAAATACAATTCTCTCAAAGTCTAAGGAATAATGAGACGTTATCTTAGAAAATCTGCCGCTTCTCAGTCATAAAAATCCTAATCCTCCTTTTCGAGGGTTTGTACAAAAACCCCCATCTTCTATCATCCTTGTTAAATAAGGCTTTGAAGCTAGATTGTCACTTCCTCAGCACAATTACTCTATGATTTCTGTTTTGCATAATTCCCATATCAACGCCTTACCTCGTGTTTCTATGAGCCGCATTCCGATTTTTTCTAGCACCCGCTTTGAAGCTATATTATCTGCATCGCATCCAGCCGTAACTTTTTCTATACCTGGTTGACAAAGCGTCCAATCCATCATTGCTTTTGTAGCTTCAGACGCATAACCTTGCTGTCGATATGATGGAACTATGATATAGCCTATTTCCACTGAACCTGTGGGATCTGGGAGAATTTTGAGCATAAGGTAACCAATGAGTGTCTTTTCTGCTTTATGAATGATTAAACTTCCCCATCCCCATTCACTTTGTAACGGATTCTCGCACAGGATATCTGCAATTGTTGGCAAAGATTTACCAAATATTTCATTACGCCAGTTGGGTAAAACTGTAACCGCCAGAACTCTTGCTAATTCAGGATTCCCAATGATTGCTGCTTTTATTATTTCCTGCGTAAAGGGTACTAAATATAATGATTTAGTAACAACATTTTCCATGATTATGTACTTAAAAATCTGGGACACGAGAAATTGATTTTGAGATTGATTTTATATGAAAGGGGTGAAATGAGCAGTGATACCGAAAGTTACGCTAAGGACTTGATGAACCGCTTTCAATATTGCGATCGCCACGGATAAAGCTGTACCAATTGAAGTCTCTGAAAATTAAGAGCTTCAAACCCTTGGTGTGCCGTATTAAATAGCCGCACCAAATAGCCTATAGGTTAATTGGTACATCGAGAATTGTGAAAAATATCGATTTGCAGAATGCTTATCCAGTAAGGATTACAGCCTTAGCGTAAGTTTCTGTACGATTGCTCATTTAGCCCCAGCACCAGGAGATTAAGATCCGTGCTACCAAAAAAGGCATGACCATTAAGGAATATATGATTGCTCTAGTTGAGGAGGAGCTAAAAAGGTTAAACTTAACCTAATTCCAAAGTAGTAACACCAAAAACATTGTGCCAATCAATGTTAGGTGACTCTTCTTTGTACATTCGGACACATTCAAACATAGGGTTCATTTGATATTTTTCAAATAAGATAATAGCGGATTTATTAATATTAGGAACGTCCACATAAACAGGACTTCCTTCAGCATAAGTAACTAAGGCTAAAAATAACTTTTTTGCTATGTCTTCATTTTCCGCAAATAAAGGGGCAATTTTAAAGCCATCCGTCGCTTTTCTAATCACTCCATAACCTACCAAATCAGCATCGTTGATAATAGCGTAACCTTGCCCATGAGGTTGATTAATCCATGTCGAAAGAAAATGAGGACGATAACTAGGAAAATATCGCTGATCATAACGACAAAGTTGTTCAAAATCAATAGTTTTTAAATCCCTCACATCGGGCAAGATTTTTCCAGAAATTATCCCTTGATAACGGAGATGAGAATGAGCAGGTTTAAAACCAAATCTTTGATAATTATTAACTTGTTCTAAGACAGCATCTAAAGCAGCAGGTTGATTAGAAATTAACTTCAATGCTTCAAGCCATGTTTTTAAACCAAATCCTTTTTTTCGTTCTTCGGGTTTAACAATATAAATACCAATAAAATTAAATTTAGCACTATATCGCACTACAGAAATACAGCTAATAGGTTTCCCATTTAATTCTCCAATTAAAAACCCACCTGGATCGGCAATATAAAAATTATCAACATCATCAATACCCGGATTCCACCCCTCAAAAGCTGCCCAGCTTAAGACAATTTTTAGATCATCTTTGGTCATGGTACGAACTTGAAAATTATCTTCTGTAATAGTCATTTTTTTGCTCCTGTTTAAAATCTTGCAAGCGCAACAGCCCTCGTCATTCCATTGTTTTTACAAAACTAAACATACATATTTTTTTCGTGCCTACCTACTTAAAATAGCTTTTTTTGTGAGCTTTACCCCATTCTCATAGGTTGGCATAATTTATTTTCTGGAAGTCCCTAAAACTCCTAATCCTCCTTTTCGAGGGTTTGTACAAAAAACCTTTACACCATCATTCAAGAGCGATCGCTTTTTTCTAACTGAGGGTTTCAGTTTCATCAACGACAAATAGTCTACCTGCCTGACGAATAGCTTCGGGTTTGTGAATTTGCAGAAACCTTAACACTCCGATGCCCAGCAATAGCCAAATTAAGACGACAACTGGTGCTAAGTGAAGGGGTGCTGGTGGAGGGGGATAAAGAGTGCCAACTAGAACACCACTAATCGTAATTATCGAGAGCCAAGGTAGCAGAACATAACGCAACCAACCAAAGCGAATCGTAGAGTTTTGCTCCAACTGAGCGCGGCGTTTTGTCGAGAAATATCGAAAACACGCTAAACTAGTCAATCCATAGATCGCTAGGGCAGCGATCGTTAAAACTATACCCAGAAAGCCAAACGCCTGAATCGGTGTCCACAGTATTCCCAACCCCAACCCCACAAACGCAGAACTGCCACACAAACCGAGAATGGCATTTGTCGGTGTGCGATATGTGGGATGAATGTGCATCAACCAACGGGGAAATAGTTCTTCTCGACTTATGGTATAGACAATCCGAGCAGCAGCGTTGAGAAAGGCAACGGCAGAGGCATATCCAGCCATAATGCCGGCAAAATCAATCAATAAGGCAAACCCATTGCCCCAAACGTGACGCGCAATCGTATCGAAGGGGGCAGCATCTTGGGACAAGGCTGCCATGTTATGAATGCCATATCCCACCGTTGCCACATATGACATCAGTACGGGAGCAATGCGATTTTGTGAGGTCTGGTCAAAAACAAGCGATCGCTAAAAATTATATTTAGGTACAAGGTGATTTTATTTGCAAATAAAATACTGATTTACATGAGAATTAATCTTGATGAGATATCTCACAAAGATTGCTAGCAAGTCATTTGACAATTATGTTTAAAAATATCTGCAATCAGTCTTTTATACTGAGTATTAATTATCTCAAGAAGAAATTAAAGACAGGATTAAAGTATAAAATTTATCAAGCAGTTTGAGGTTTAATAAAGGAATTAAAGATAAAAGTACAAAAATTATCCCAACTTCCAGCTACTGTGATTTTACCCCCTGCATGACCAAATTTTGAACCATAACGTGACCAAAAGTTAACGTAATTTCAAGCTTTTGAGCCAATCAATAACTTAACTTTATGAATCAAATTATGTCCGCGTGTTTTAAATGTGAATCATAATACGACCAAAAGTTTTATTTTGAGACTTGGTAAAAAATGCCGAGCAAGACACACTAATTTAGTCGAAAATTTTAAACTTTCGGTCAAAATATGATTCAAAATGTCCACAATATGTTTCAAAAATATGTTTCGCCAGAAACTGAGTGATAAAGCGATCGCCTGAAATCTGAATTTTTATTTCTCTCTCATCGCGGTACGGTACAAATGAACTATTTGACCATGTTCCTTGCTGTAATTGAGTTTTGAGTTTTTTGAACTCCATTTATAGCTTTGAACTATATGTTGTCCTAGTACAGAGTGAAGTATTTCGTGACCGTTTGGCTAAATTATCGTTCAAATCACAGCTACCCATTGACAACGCAGATGTAAGATAATTTCTGCATTTTCTTTCAACCAAAATTTACTATTACCCTTGATTCTTAAGTTGACAACTTGACGGATTAAACTCTCAATTGCCCCACTACCTATTGGTAGTTTTTGGTCTAGTATCTTAGCGTAATTTAAACGCCTTTCACGATAGGCACGTAAAAGGTAATTTCTCTGTATAACCATAGTTTTACAACGCTCTCCCGTGGCTTCAAAGATAAATTCATCCATCTGCCTAATTATGGTCATAGCATTACTTTTTTTTAAATTTCTCCGTGCTTTTTTAAACCAATTATTCCGCTCCTTATCATCACTAAACGCTACATCAGCAAATTTCTGTAGTCGCTCATTAACATGGTAAAAATCAAATAATTGATAAGTCGCATCGGGAGATTTCATTTTTTTAAAAAGAGGTGGAATATGTTTCCAAATCCATTCAGCACCGTCAGCAATTAATAAAACTTGTTTTGCTTGACTAATTCCTAAACTAATCAGATGCATTTCTAAAATTGGTAAAAAGCCTTTATAGTCTTCATAAGTGCCATCATTTACAATCTGGATCTCGTTACTTTTGACTTTTTTTCCCTGTTCATCAACCACATAAATTGTTACTAATTTTGGCTCAACCCATTCCCCTATAAAGCCATGCTTGTTTGTTTTGGGATTTTTTCTACCTTTTTTATTAATCCTAATTTTACTCCTACCACCATCTACAGCAATTACAACCCTCTGGTCTTTAAGTATATTCCCATCAGGTAATTTCCCTTGTTGCAAGTTAGATATTTTAGTTTGACGTAAATCGATGCCGATTTGACCAAATTTATATGTCAATCGTTCAATTCGTTTAACA
It encodes the following:
- the cdiI gene encoding ribonuclease toxin immunity protein CdiI, with the translated sequence MLKELFDGVDHTTDPLWIVKYYFNAIGGISFPTALNYLLEGTGYGDEYNMCEFPCEDEDDIFEGVRFSFLDKDEIIVSQDIFKKYLKIAAERYIELNPEKADEVQNVLKKLSE
- a CDS encoding GNAT family N-acetyltransferase, which codes for MTITEDNFQVRTMTKDDLKIVLSWAAFEGWNPGIDDVDNFYIADPGGFLIGELNGKPISCISVVRYSAKFNFIGIYIVKPEERKKGFGLKTWLEALKLISNQPAALDAVLEQVNNYQRFGFKPAHSHLRYQGIISGKILPDVRDLKTIDFEQLCRYDQRYFPSYRPHFLSTWINQPHGQGYAIINDADLVGYGVIRKATDGFKIAPLFAENEDIAKKLFLALVTYAEGSPVYVDVPNINKSAIILFEKYQMNPMFECVRMYKEESPNIDWHNVFGVTTLELG
- a CDS encoding RHS repeat-associated core domain-containing protein — translated: MKTVTDGRGVTSYGFDSYDRVNLISNPDGQTVGYTYDVLGNLKTLTTSASTVNYSYDRLNRLDTVTSGGQLDKYGYDAVGNLISTALADGTTQTQQYDASNRLKSIETRDALGTVLSSYAYTLDGVGNRTQAIEDTDRTVNYTYDEVNQLKLESITDPTLGNRTIGYDYDLVGNRLKRNDSYPSSGLTTYVYDKNNRLTSQTSGTKVTQYTYDNNGSMLTNDDGTNSVVYQWINDGENRLIGVTTTNASGSSQSKYIYDAGGNRVASITDGVRKNYLVDPRGYSKVLQEYDANSQILTKYFYGLGLIKSESGSDEKFYHSDGLGSTRLLTDGTGQVTDRYVYDAFGRLIAHAGGSGNAYQFAGEQRDSTGLDYLRARYYNSDLGRFISKDAFAGHLASPISENAYVYANANPVNFTDPSGYESLGELSAAEAINSILSSMQYAVTTGALAGAAFNIVRQDIQIVESGHEFDPSEVLRSAAAGAVGGALLNVFPEAAIYFAIQGIQSGLKEWEAGNRATGAFDIVASISPFLSKGVRDQVFSRISPTLSEANRGLLNWAENQAKAYAASRYKSYRNGWTDETGAVDWSGNDIEGMSINSNTGKHLTTFDGFSQKKGINGTHNLNEFIQASVVNNITIVGRSNHPTINGLSDISYQVPALDRAGNPTGSLRSQVFKKTVYDPNIISDAKILELGQEAAAKGYQQAIQGRVQQYSEVAGGIKFRVYLDNNGIVTNFHPEL
- a CDS encoding GNAT family N-acetyltransferase, translating into MENVVTKSLYLVPFTQEIIKAAIIGNPELARVLAVTVLPNWRNEIFGKSLPTIADILCENPLQSEWGWGSLIIHKAEKTLIGYLMLKILPDPTGSVEIGYIIVPSYRQQGYASEATKAMMDWTLCQPGIEKVTAGCDADNIASKRVLEKIGMRLIETRGKALIWELCKTEIIE
- a CDS encoding TolB family protein is translated as MKRLRELALACVVIAALINMNLNVQATSKRLITLDDLSAVHQVSEPQISRDGAWIAYTVESTDINNDSVNNHIYMTSWDGSRTRKLTNSKDSESSPRFSPDGKYLTFLSSSQSKSGGNQIWLLNLTDGEAEKISDFPGGVSDLVWAPDGKRLAVIAQDPPQETRNGQKTAQPIVIDGFKGYLGKSRQHLYVFDLATHKADILAPGEFNEYLPEWSPDGNKIAFVSKRGVDFHRHNNWDVYTIVAQPGAKVRQITTNESPNCDPSWGSRPVWSPDGKLIAYLQGGPQKLLEYAVYHLAVIPTEGGTPRLLTAKGAMRFCEVGQKKCDR
- a CDS encoding ISLre2 family transposase; translated protein: MKKNIYANLNFADSLSDFKEDVTKLLELKNIEEWSGRIVKEREETIRQAALVLAGQCIGILLHKLSQSESAHQTAINQTKGWWHTDTQRHGYTKREILTVGNVVVSLKLPYVVQKREKKAKSKSRNVGFCPLLKWLGMSEGLTPLVWSDITKYGAIASSFEAAHTILSDWGINISLKRIERLTYKFGQIGIDLRQTKISNLQQGNLPDGNILKDQRVVIAVDGGRSRIRINKKGRKNLKTNKHGFTGEWVEPKLLTIYVVDEQGKKVRNGEIKIVNDGTYEDYKGFLPILEMHLISLGISQAKQVLLIADGAEWIWKHIPPLLKKLKSPDATYQLFDFYHVTERLQKFADVAFSDDSERNNWFKKARRTLKKSNAMTIIRQMDEFIFEATGERCKTMVIQRNYLLRAYRERRLNYAKILDQKLPIGSGAIESLIRQVINLRIKGNSKFWLKENAEIILHLRCQWIAQSWDIFCSSIFNSFIKPQTA